The following proteins are encoded in a genomic region of Plasmodium coatneyi strain Hackeri chromosome 2, complete sequence:
- a CDS encoding UMP-CMP kinase has translation MKYKRIYAGVFFSVVSNFSKILVHNFVYLKSEKAISPSVSAANAFCHGGGTARRHFKTAREERTVSSGLYKFSLFGEKTHFHRDRKLEEKFFANNFFAMGKDQPFVIFMLGGPGSGKGTQCKLIQDKFDFVHISAGDCLREYLIKCEKGEVDTKHQAVVEDCINNGKIAPVQITLELMKIKMENEIEKRKKQEKEEETKTGEPTKLQDEAEKKSFSFDVFDDSIKVKNDNLDFYHEKLRYQNGIHENEHVQKILQRNKFNQKAKYKFIIDGFPRNYDNFDGWMNVIGTYAYVHLCLFLYCDEDTMIKRCMNRGLMCGRVDDNMDTLRKRFETHKNGCMPIINIFLNENKCIFINANKNIEDVWKDIQYVFTNM, from the exons ATGAAATACAAAAGGATTTACGCAGGAGTGTTCTTCTCAGTCGTATCTAACTTTTCTAAAATCCTggttcacaattttgtttaCCTGAAGAGCGAAAAAGCTATTTCCCCAAGTGTCAGTGCAGCAAATGCTTTTTGCCACGGGGGGGGCACTGCAAGAAGGCATTTCAAAACTGCACGCGAAGAACGCACAGTGTCCAGCGGGCTCTACAAATTCAGCCTctttggggaaaaaacacactTTCACAGAGATAGAAAACTTGAGGAGAAATTCTTTGCCAACAATTTCTTTGCTATGGGTAAAGACCAACCCTTTGTG ATATTCATGCTCGGAGGGCCAGGCAGCGGAAAGGGAACGCAGTGCAAATTGATCCAAGACAAATTTGACTTTGTTCACATCAGCGCAG gtGACTGCTTGAGGGAGTACTTAATAAAATGCGAGAAGGGCGAAGTAGACACGAAACATCAGGCTGTTGTCGAGGATTGCATAAATAATG GAAAAATAGCGCCCGTGCAAATAACCCTAGAACTGATGAAAATCAAAATGGAGaacgaaattgaaaaaaggaagaagcaggaaaaggaggaagaaaccaAAACGGGCGAACCCACAAAACTGCAGgacgaagcggaaaaaaaaagcttctCATTCGACGTGTTCGATGACAGCATAAAGGTAAAAAACGATAACCTTGATTTCTATCACGAGAAACTGAGATACCAAAATGGCATACACGAAAACGAACACGTGCAGAAAATCTTGCAGAGAAATAAGTTTAACCAAAAGGCAAAGTACAAGTTTATAATAGATGGGTTTCCCAGAAATTACGACAATTTTGACGGATGGATGAACGTAATAGGGACGTACGCATATGTGCACTTGTGTCTGTTCCTTTACTGCGATGAGGACACGATGATTAAACGGTGCATGAACCGGGGGCTTATGTGCG GCAGAGTAGACGACAACATGGACACCCTGCGGAAGCGCTTCGAGACGCACAAAAACGGCTGCATGCCAATcatcaacatttttttaaatgaaaacaaatGCATCTTCATCAatgcaaataaaaacatcGAAGACGTTTGGAAGGACATTCAGTACGTGTTTACGAATATGTAG